The DNA window AGGATGTTGAAGGCTTCACGGTCGTTGTTTTCCAGTATCTTACGGACAGCTTGTTTGAGTTCAGGGGTACCTCCAAATAGCTGCCTCATGTCCCTTTCCAGGTGAAAACGACAGTATTGGTATTCTGCTCCCAGTATCTCTGCTCCCTGCCTTACCCAAGTAGCTCCGTCGCCTCCTACGATTACTCTCCGACACCCGTCCAGGTCATAGGTGCGGCTAAGGTGCCTTTCTAACGCCTCCCAGAATTCTTTTCCTTCACCTACATAAACAAAGTATTGGGGGTTTTTTAGTTTGGTTTCCCCGGTAATGGTACTCTCCCAGCCTTCATATACTACTGCTGTTTTTAGTTCAAAGGTCTTTTGGTCTTTGCGTTTCTTTTTGCTTTTTTTACGAAGCTGTCTTTTTAGATTTGTTCCGTCTATTTCGATGATTAGTATGGGAACTACTTTTTTCCCTGTTCCGTCAAGGGCCGTCTCTTGATCCCATTGGGAGATATGCTCCCCAGCAGCAAGTACCGCCTGGCGAATACTTTCATGGCTGATTTTTACTCCTAAAAGTTCTTCCAGGATGCTGGCTGTTTTGCGGTAGGAGTTGTTAGATGCCACCATTAACGCCATCTGTACCAGCCTGGGCGTTAGGTTCTTGCCTCTTTCCAAGCCCAGTAGGTCGTCAAGTAAGTACCCGTAAATGTGTCCGCCGTCAATCGTGCGCTTTTTGTAGTATCGCCGCTTGTATCTTACTATGCCAAGGCTGGTTTCCAATTCCCTTTCGTGTATATCCGCTACTTCCCAGCCTTCGCGTATAGCACTATGTAATATCATCTTGTCCATTGCCTCAAGTACAGCACCCAATAGTTTTACAAATAGTTCCCTAAATATCTTGAAAAGTTCCCGTTCCAGTGTATTGAAACTTCCGCCAGATACTAATACACTGTAAATAAGGGCACGTACTTGTGGATGGTTCATTATTGGGCTTTCCGCAAGTATCTCCGGAGCTTCTTTAAGTTTCGGGGATGTGCTCATGGAAGAACCTCCTTGTTAGTTGTGATGGGTTTACATTGGAGGTTCTTCTATTTTTTTGCCCCAAATCCTCCCTTGTGGAAATTGATGGATTCTACCCAAGTTTATTTTACACTAAC is part of the Calderihabitans maritimus genome and encodes:
- a CDS encoding ISLre2 family transposase, with amino-acid sequence MSTSPKLKEAPEILAESPIMNHPQVRALIYSVLVSGGSFNTLERELFKIFRELFVKLLGAVLEAMDKMILHSAIREGWEVADIHERELETSLGIVRYKRRYYKKRTIDGGHIYGYLLDDLLGLERGKNLTPRLVQMALMVASNNSYRKTASILEELLGVKISHESIRQAVLAAGEHISQWDQETALDGTGKKVVPILIIEIDGTNLKRQLRKKSKKKRKDQKTFELKTAVVYEGWESTITGETKLKNPQYFVYVGEGKEFWEALERHLSRTYDLDGCRRVIVGGDGATWVRQGAEILGAEYQYCRFHLERDMRQLFGGTPELKQAVRKILENNDREAFNILLETLKKDEKDSERRKRLIAFQSLINSVWEGIIDWRKRGKPVPENARGLGVIEANIGHTITRRFKHQCASWTPHGAHCLAKVRCAVRNGNLKELTELKGPPRAVGDEARREYAFNGYWAKKETDGVNKTDPAQWCKATMPAAYGPDQRARELAKVISQLTTEWLF